The Peromyscus maniculatus bairdii isolate BWxNUB_F1_BW_parent chromosome 3, HU_Pman_BW_mat_3.1, whole genome shotgun sequence genome segment GAGGGCGGAGTGGGTATCCACTGCCCCCAGTAGCTCCCAGCCTGATCTTAGGTGATCGCTGACTTTGATCTCATGTCTTTTCTCCTAGGGCGGAAGCCATCGTTAGAGGCTGCCCTTGCGCCAATGAGCCTTCCCAACATCTCCTCAGCCTTCGAAGACAAGATGTGTGAGGGGAACAGGACCGCCATGGCCAGCCCTCAGCTGCTGCCCCTGGTGGTGGTTCTAAGTAGCATCTCCCTGGTCACAGTAGGTCTCAACCTGCTGGTGCTGTATGCCGTACACAGTGAGCGTAAGCTGCACACCGTGGGCAACCTGTACATTGTCAGCCTGTCGGTAGCAGACCTGATCGTAGGTGCAGTCGTCATGCCCATGAACATCCTTTATCTCATCATGGCCAAGTGGTACCTGGGCCGCCCCCTCTGCCTCTTTTGGCTCTCCATGGATTATGTGGCCAGCACAGCATCCATCTTCAGTGTCTTCATCCTGTGCATTGATCGATACCGCTCTGTCCAGCAACCCCTCCGATACCTGAGGTATCGAACCAAGACCCGCGCGTCGGCCACCATCCTGGGGGCCtggtttctctccttcctgtgggTTATACCCATTCTTGGCTGGCATCACTTCATGTCCCCGGCCTTAGAGCCTCGGGAAGACAAGTGTGAGACAGATTTCTACAATGTCACGTGGTTCAAGATCATGACCGCCATCATCAACTTCTACCTCCCCACCGTGCTCATGCTGTGGTTCTATGTGAAGATCTACAAGGCTGTGCGGAGACACTGTCAGCACCGCCAGCTCACCAAtggctccctcccttccttcttagaAATCAAGCTGAAGTCAGAGGATGTCAAAGAGGGTACCAAGAAACCTGGGAAAGAGTCACCCTGGGGGGTCCTGAAAAGGCCATCAAGAGACCCTAGTGGAGGACTGGATCAGAAGTCAATCTCCGAAGACCCCAAGAAGATAAACTCACCCACTGTCTTCAGCCAAGAGGAAGACAGGGAAACAGTCACACACCACTGTTTCCATCGAGACACCATGCAGA includes the following:
- the Hrh1 gene encoding histamine H1 receptor isoform X1 yields the protein MQTVNPAPGWRCDLRAKLRASTIFQILLNSQDPGRKPSLEAALAPMSLPNISSAFEDKMCEGNRTAMASPQLLPLVVVLSSISLVTVGLNLLVLYAVHSERKLHTVGNLYIVSLSVADLIVGAVVMPMNILYLIMAKWYLGRPLCLFWLSMDYVASTASIFSVFILCIDRYRSVQQPLRYLRYRTKTRASATILGAWFLSFLWVIPILGWHHFMSPALEPREDKCETDFYNVTWFKIMTAIINFYLPTVLMLWFYVKIYKAVRRHCQHRQLTNGSLPSFLEIKLKSEDVKEGTKKPGKESPWGVLKRPSRDPSGGLDQKSISEDPKKINSPTVFSQEEDRETVTHHCFHRDTMQTQTMAEGGGRGSEAIDQALSQPKRDEQNLNTCRRISETSEDQTLVDRQSFSRTTDSDTSIEPGLGRDKLRSGSNSGLDYIKITWKRFRSHSRQYVSGLHLNRERKAAKQLGFIMAAFILCWIPYFIFFMVIAFCNSCCSEPVHMFTIWLGYINSTLNPLIYPLCNENFKKTFKKILHIRS
- the Hrh1 gene encoding histamine H1 receptor isoform X2, which codes for MNPGYLGRKPSLEAALAPMSLPNISSAFEDKMCEGNRTAMASPQLLPLVVVLSSISLVTVGLNLLVLYAVHSERKLHTVGNLYIVSLSVADLIVGAVVMPMNILYLIMAKWYLGRPLCLFWLSMDYVASTASIFSVFILCIDRYRSVQQPLRYLRYRTKTRASATILGAWFLSFLWVIPILGWHHFMSPALEPREDKCETDFYNVTWFKIMTAIINFYLPTVLMLWFYVKIYKAVRRHCQHRQLTNGSLPSFLEIKLKSEDVKEGTKKPGKESPWGVLKRPSRDPSGGLDQKSISEDPKKINSPTVFSQEEDRETVTHHCFHRDTMQTQTMAEGGGRGSEAIDQALSQPKRDEQNLNTCRRISETSEDQTLVDRQSFSRTTDSDTSIEPGLGRDKLRSGSNSGLDYIKITWKRFRSHSRQYVSGLHLNRERKAAKQLGFIMAAFILCWIPYFIFFMVIAFCNSCCSEPVHMFTIWLGYINSTLNPLIYPLCNENFKKTFKKILHIRS
- the Hrh1 gene encoding histamine H1 receptor isoform X3; amino-acid sequence: MSLPNISSAFEDKMCEGNRTAMASPQLLPLVVVLSSISLVTVGLNLLVLYAVHSERKLHTVGNLYIVSLSVADLIVGAVVMPMNILYLIMAKWYLGRPLCLFWLSMDYVASTASIFSVFILCIDRYRSVQQPLRYLRYRTKTRASATILGAWFLSFLWVIPILGWHHFMSPALEPREDKCETDFYNVTWFKIMTAIINFYLPTVLMLWFYVKIYKAVRRHCQHRQLTNGSLPSFLEIKLKSEDVKEGTKKPGKESPWGVLKRPSRDPSGGLDQKSISEDPKKINSPTVFSQEEDRETVTHHCFHRDTMQTQTMAEGGGRGSEAIDQALSQPKRDEQNLNTCRRISETSEDQTLVDRQSFSRTTDSDTSIEPGLGRDKLRSGSNSGLDYIKITWKRFRSHSRQYVSGLHLNRERKAAKQLGFIMAAFILCWIPYFIFFMVIAFCNSCCSEPVHMFTIWLGYINSTLNPLIYPLCNENFKKTFKKILHIRS